A genomic region of Streptomyces sp. NBC_00247 contains the following coding sequences:
- a CDS encoding MFS transporter: MTMTAGRGEPRRQKWGGGAPRPEAAGSAASASGVRKGQLGFLTGTHVVNDLYQGALPALLPFLVSERHYSYAALSGISLAATGLSSVVQPLFGALADRAPRPWLVPAGFLVAAAGVAGTGLFSGYLLTWICAAVAGVGIAAYHPPATNQARAAGGSSQKAMSVFSVGGTLGGSLAPGFVTLVVGAAGLRGTWLLAVPALVMAALWLAKGPWMRARGIQEATVVVPAAGARSGGAGVPDDWRAFGRLVVVAACWSVPYVTTVSLVSLFMIRELGSSRGAAAAVLTSFTLAGAAGTLAGGWAADRFGRLTAIRWGYVAAVPAMAALVFAPGVAVGASGVAVLGFALFVPFSSQVTLAQDYLPNRPGTAGGVTLGLTMSVGGLGSPLFGRLADAHGLRVTFGLVLAFLVVSLLAALRLRERAPQAPAPEAAGEKEGSEAVG, from the coding sequence ATGACGATGACGGCGGGCCGCGGCGAACCGCGGCGGCAGAAGTGGGGCGGCGGTGCACCGCGACCGGAGGCGGCAGGGAGCGCCGCGAGCGCGAGCGGCGTACGGAAGGGGCAGTTGGGGTTCCTGACCGGCACCCACGTCGTCAACGACCTCTACCAGGGGGCCCTGCCCGCGCTCCTGCCGTTCCTGGTCTCCGAACGGCACTACAGCTATGCGGCGCTGTCGGGCATCTCGCTCGCCGCCACCGGGCTCTCCAGCGTGGTGCAGCCGCTCTTCGGCGCGCTGGCCGACCGGGCACCGCGCCCCTGGCTGGTGCCCGCCGGATTCCTGGTGGCCGCGGCGGGCGTGGCCGGTACGGGGCTGTTCTCCGGCTATCTGCTCACCTGGATCTGCGCGGCCGTCGCCGGCGTCGGTATCGCCGCCTACCACCCGCCCGCCACCAACCAGGCGCGCGCGGCCGGCGGAAGCTCCCAGAAGGCGATGAGCGTCTTCTCGGTCGGCGGCACCCTGGGCGGTTCGCTGGCCCCCGGGTTCGTCACGCTGGTGGTCGGAGCGGCAGGCCTGCGGGGCACCTGGCTGCTGGCCGTGCCCGCCCTGGTGATGGCGGCGCTCTGGCTGGCCAAGGGGCCCTGGATGCGGGCCCGTGGCATCCAGGAGGCCACGGTGGTGGTTCCCGCCGCCGGTGCCCGCTCGGGCGGCGCCGGAGTTCCGGACGACTGGCGCGCGTTCGGCCGGCTGGTCGTGGTCGCCGCCTGCTGGTCCGTCCCCTACGTGACGACGGTGTCCCTGGTCTCCCTCTTCATGATCCGTGAGCTGGGCAGCTCGCGCGGGGCGGCGGCCGCCGTCCTGACCTCGTTCACGCTCGCCGGGGCGGCCGGAACCCTGGCCGGCGGGTGGGCCGCCGACCGCTTCGGGCGGCTGACCGCGATCCGCTGGGGTTACGTCGCCGCGGTGCCCGCGATGGCCGCGCTGGTCTTCGCCCCCGGGGTGGCGGTCGGCGCGTCCGGCGTCGCCGTGCTGGGCTTCGCCCTGTTCGTACCGTTCTCCTCGCAGGTGACCCTGGCCCAGGACTACCTGCCCAACCGGCCCGGCACGGCCGGCGGCGTCACGCTGGGGCTGACCATGTCGGTCGGCGGGCTCGGCTCCCCGCTCTTCGGCCGGCTCGCCGACGCCCACGGGCTGCGCGTCACCTTCGGCCTGGTGCTCGCGTTCCTCGTGGTCAGCCTGCTCGCCGCACTGCGGTTGCGGGAGCGGGCGCCGCAGGCACCGGCTCCGGAGGCGGCAGGGGAGAAGGAGGGCTCCGAAGCTGTGGGCTAG
- a CDS encoding spermidine synthase has protein sequence MTASPSRTTDSAPVTLDRRDGPFGEVVLRERGEHFEIIANGCFLMDTSDGRSERLLIDAALAALPPARPAPSVLIGGLGVGFSLVRAATQERWGRIVVVEREPAIVEWHLRGPLDRISGGALTDPRTAVLRADLVTHLRTTTERYDALCLDIDNGPDWTVTDDNGSLYSPSGLATCRERLTPGGVLAMWSAQPSESFEQALRSAGFDGVRTEEVPVARGVPDVVHLALRTA, from the coding sequence ATGACCGCCAGCCCCAGCCGCACCACCGACTCGGCCCCCGTCACCCTCGACCGCCGCGACGGCCCCTTCGGCGAGGTGGTGTTGCGCGAGCGGGGCGAGCACTTCGAGATCATCGCCAACGGCTGCTTCCTCATGGACACCTCGGACGGCAGGTCCGAGCGGCTGCTGATCGACGCGGCCCTCGCGGCTCTGCCGCCCGCACGCCCTGCCCCCTCGGTGCTCATCGGCGGGCTCGGGGTGGGGTTCTCCCTGGTCCGGGCCGCCACGCAGGAGCGCTGGGGCCGGATCGTCGTGGTGGAGCGGGAACCGGCGATCGTGGAGTGGCATCTGCGCGGCCCACTGGACCGGATTTCCGGTGGCGCCCTGACCGACCCCAGGACCGCGGTCCTGCGCGCGGACCTGGTCACGCATCTGCGTACGACTACGGAGCGTTATGACGCATTGTGTCTGGACATCGACAACGGTCCGGACTGGACCGTGACCGACGACAACGGAAGCCTCTATTCCCCTTCCGGCCTCGCCACCTGCCGGGAACGCCTGACCCCCGGCGGTGTTCTCGCCATGTGGTCCGCTCAGCCGTCCGAATCGTTCGAACAGGCCTTACGGAGTGCCGGATTCGATGGGGTACGGACCGAAGAGGTGCCCGTTGCCCGAGGTGTGCCCGACGTGGTTCATCTCGCACTTCGGACCGCCTGA
- a CDS encoding response regulator transcription factor, with product MEQTHTHHNGVAATPGAQRRVLVVEDDATIIDAIAARLRAEGFLVQTALDGPAAVDAAEAWQPDLMVLDIMLPGFDGLEVCRRVQAQRPVPVLMLTARDDETDMLVGLGVGADDYMTKPFSMRELAARVHVLLRRVERAALAAVTPRSGILRLGELEIDHAQRRVRVRADDVHLTPTEFDLLVCLANTPRAVLSREQLLAEVWDWADASGTRTVDSHIKALRRKIGAERIRTVHGVGYALETPAA from the coding sequence ATGGAACAGACACACACCCACCACAACGGCGTCGCGGCCACCCCCGGAGCGCAGCGCCGGGTGCTGGTGGTCGAAGACGACGCCACGATCATCGACGCCATCGCCGCGCGTCTGCGGGCGGAGGGCTTCCTGGTGCAGACCGCGCTGGACGGCCCGGCCGCCGTGGACGCGGCCGAGGCGTGGCAGCCCGATCTCATGGTGCTCGACATCATGCTCCCGGGCTTCGACGGCCTGGAGGTCTGCCGCCGGGTACAGGCGCAGCGTCCGGTGCCGGTGCTGATGCTGACCGCGCGGGACGACGAGACCGACATGCTGGTCGGGCTCGGGGTCGGCGCGGACGACTACATGACCAAGCCGTTCTCGATGCGGGAGCTGGCGGCGCGGGTGCACGTGCTGCTGCGCCGGGTCGAGCGGGCCGCGCTGGCCGCGGTGACGCCGCGCAGCGGCATCCTGCGCCTGGGTGAGCTGGAGATCGACCACGCGCAGCGCAGGGTCCGGGTGCGTGCGGACGACGTGCACCTGACGCCGACCGAGTTCGACCTGCTGGTCTGCCTGGCGAACACCCCGCGCGCGGTGCTCTCCCGCGAGCAGCTGCTCGCGGAGGTCTGGGACTGGGCGGACGCCTCGGGCACCCGCACGGTCGACAGCCACATCAAGGCGCTCCGTCGCAAGATCGGCGCCGAGCGCATCCGTACGGTCCACGGTGTCGGCTACGCGCTGGAGACCCCGGCAGCATGA
- a CDS encoding HAMP domain-containing sensor histidine kinase, which yields MTRSGPGLRPFSIKAKLGTLVVVSVFITTGLLVVALRTRTEFQFITVFSVIATLLITQFVAHGLTAPLDEMRAVARSISHGDYTGRVSGAGRRDELGDLAQTINRMADDLEAVDRHRKALVANVSHELRTPIAALRAVLENVVDGVSAADPETMRTALQQTERLGRLVETLLDLSRLDNGVVPLKAGRFEVWPYLAGVLKEANLAASRRRLSSGSGNHSRTDVHLHLDVSPGDMTAYADTERLHQVVANLIDNAVKHSPPHGRVTVLARRGPHPESLELEVIDEGPGIPEAERHHVFERFNRGQTPSPHGPGSDGGTGLGLAIAHWAVDLHGGRIRVAESTQGCRIQITLPGMSPDRS from the coding sequence ATGACCCGCTCCGGGCCCGGCCTGCGCCCGTTCTCGATCAAAGCCAAGCTGGGCACGCTCGTCGTGGTGTCCGTCTTCATCACCACGGGGTTGCTCGTGGTGGCGCTGCGGACCCGGACCGAGTTCCAGTTCATCACCGTGTTCTCGGTCATCGCCACGTTGCTGATCACCCAGTTCGTCGCGCACGGCCTGACGGCACCGCTGGACGAGATGCGGGCGGTGGCCCGGTCGATCTCGCACGGCGACTACACGGGGCGGGTCAGCGGGGCCGGGCGCCGGGACGAGCTGGGCGACCTCGCGCAGACGATCAACCGCATGGCGGACGACCTGGAGGCGGTCGACCGGCACCGCAAGGCGCTGGTCGCCAACGTGTCGCACGAGCTGCGGACCCCCATCGCCGCGCTCCGTGCCGTGCTGGAGAACGTGGTGGACGGGGTGTCGGCCGCCGATCCGGAGACCATGCGGACGGCGCTCCAGCAGACGGAGCGGCTCGGCCGGCTGGTGGAGACGCTGCTGGACCTGTCGCGGCTGGACAACGGTGTCGTCCCCCTCAAGGCGGGCCGTTTCGAGGTGTGGCCCTATCTGGCCGGGGTACTGAAGGAGGCGAACCTCGCGGCCTCGCGCCGCCGGCTCTCCTCGGGCTCGGGCAACCACTCCCGTACGGACGTGCATCTGCACCTCGACGTGTCCCCCGGGGACATGACGGCGTACGCGGACACCGAGCGCCTGCACCAGGTCGTGGCGAATCTCATCGACAACGCCGTCAAGCACAGCCCGCCGCACGGCCGGGTGACGGTGCTCGCGCGACGGGGTCCGCATCCTGAGTCTCTGGAACTCGAAGTGATCGACGAGGGCCCCGGCATCCCGGAGGCCGAACGCCACCACGTCTTCGAGCGGTTCAACCGGGGTCAGACCCCGTCCCCGCACGGCCCCGGCAGCGACGGCGGCACGGGGCTGGGACTGGCCATCGCCCACTGGGCGGTGGATCTGCACGGTGGCCGCATCAGAGTGGCTGAATCCACTCAGGGCTGCCGGATTCAGATCACTCTTCCGGGGATGTCACCGGACCGCAGTTGA
- a CDS encoding multifunctional oxoglutarate decarboxylase/oxoglutarate dehydrogenase thiamine pyrophosphate-binding subunit/dihydrolipoyllysine-residue succinyltransferase subunit: MSSQSPSNSTISTDQAGPGINPAAAFGANEWLVDEIYQQYLQDPNSVDRAWWDFFADYKPGSAGAADKPGAAAPAAPAAPVTPAAAPAAEKAAPAQPAPAAPATPAAAAPAAPVAPAAPAAPATPAAPPAPKAPAAKAPAKAAPATESTGGPEYVTLRGPSAAVAKNMNASLELPTATSVRAVPVKLLFDNRIVINNHLKRARGGKISFTHLIGYAMVQALKAMPSMNHSFTEKDGKPTLVKPEHVNLGLAIDLVKPNGDRQLVVAAIKKAETLNFFEFWQAYEDIVRRARIGKLGMDDFTGVTASLTNPGGIGTVHSVPRLMPGQGLIMGVGAMDYPAEFQGTSQDTLNKLGISKVMTLTSTYDHRVIQGAASGEFLRVLSQLLLGENGFYDEIFEALRIPYEPVRWLKDIDASHDDDVTKAARVFELIHSYRVRGHVMADTDPLEYRQRKHPDLDITEHGLTLWDLERDFAVGGFAGKSMMKLRDILGVLRESYCRTTGIEFMHIQDPKQRKWLQDRVERPRSQPEREEQLRILRRLNAAEAFETFLQTKYVGQKRFSLEGGESVIPLLDAVIDSAAEARLDEVVIGMAHRGRLNVLANIVGKSYAQIFREFEGNLDPRSMHGSGDVKYHLGAEGTFTGLDGEQIKVSLAANPSHLEAVDPVLEGIARAKQDIINKGGTDFTVLPVALHGDAAFAGQGVVAETLNMSQLRGYRTGGTVHVVINNQVGFTAAPESSRSSMYATDVARMIEAPIIHVNGDDPEAVVRVARLAFEFRQAFNKDVVIDLICYRRRGHNEGDNPEFTNPQMYTLIDKKRSVRKLYTESLIGRGDITLEEAEQALQDFQGQLEKVFAEVREATSQSAAPHVREPQAAFPVAVDTSVSSEVVKRIAESQVNIPEHITVHPRLMPQMQRRAASVENGTIDWGMGETLAIGSLLMEGTPVRLAGQDTRRGTFGQRHAVLVDQVTGEDYTPLLYLTEDQARYNVYDSLLSEYAAMGFEYGYSLARPESLVVWEAQFGDFVNGAQTVVDEFISSAEQKWGQTSGVTLLLPHGYEGQGPDHSSARPERFLQMCGQDNMTVAMPTLPSNYFHLLRWQVHNPHHKPLIVFTPKSMLRLKAASSKVEEFTTGGFRPVIGDASVSPENVRKVVFCAGKLYYDLDAERQKRGDTETAIIRLERLYPLPGAELQAEIAKYPNAEKYLWAQEEPANQGAWPFIALNLIDHLDLAVGADVPHNERLRRISRPAGSSPAVGSAKRHQAEQAQLVAEVFEA, translated from the coding sequence GTGTCGTCTCAGTCCCCCAGTAACTCGACCATCTCGACCGACCAAGCAGGCCCGGGAATCAACCCGGCCGCTGCTTTCGGTGCCAATGAATGGCTCGTCGACGAGATCTACCAGCAGTACCTCCAGGACCCGAACTCCGTCGACCGTGCCTGGTGGGACTTCTTCGCCGACTACAAGCCGGGTTCCGCCGGTGCGGCGGACAAGCCCGGAGCCGCAGCCCCGGCGGCGCCCGCCGCACCGGTGACCCCGGCCGCCGCGCCCGCCGCCGAGAAGGCCGCGCCCGCGCAGCCCGCCCCGGCAGCCCCCGCGACGCCCGCAGCCGCAGCTCCGGCCGCACCTGTCGCTCCCGCGGCCCCCGCGGCCCCCGCGACCCCGGCTGCTCCCCCCGCCCCGAAGGCGCCGGCCGCGAAGGCGCCCGCCAAGGCCGCTCCGGCGACCGAGTCGACCGGCGGACCCGAGTACGTGACGCTGCGCGGCCCCTCGGCCGCCGTCGCGAAGAACATGAACGCCTCGCTGGAGCTGCCGACGGCCACGTCCGTCCGCGCCGTCCCGGTGAAGCTGCTCTTCGACAACCGCATCGTCATCAACAACCACCTCAAGCGCGCCCGCGGCGGGAAGATCTCCTTCACGCACCTCATCGGGTACGCGATGGTGCAGGCCCTCAAGGCCATGCCGTCGATGAACCACTCCTTCACGGAGAAGGACGGCAAGCCGACCCTGGTCAAGCCCGAGCACGTCAACCTCGGTCTGGCCATCGACCTGGTCAAGCCGAACGGTGACCGCCAGCTCGTGGTCGCGGCCATCAAGAAGGCCGAGACGCTCAACTTCTTCGAGTTCTGGCAGGCGTACGAGGACATCGTCCGCCGCGCCCGCATCGGCAAGCTGGGCATGGACGACTTCACCGGAGTCACCGCCTCGCTGACCAACCCCGGCGGCATCGGCACCGTCCACTCGGTGCCCCGCCTGATGCCCGGACAGGGCCTCATCATGGGCGTCGGCGCGATGGACTACCCGGCGGAGTTCCAGGGCACCTCCCAGGACACCCTGAACAAGCTCGGTATCTCGAAGGTCATGACGCTGACCTCGACGTACGACCACCGGGTCATCCAGGGCGCCGCCTCCGGCGAGTTCCTGCGGGTCCTCTCGCAGCTGCTGCTCGGCGAGAACGGCTTCTACGACGAGATCTTCGAGGCCCTGCGCATCCCCTACGAGCCGGTCCGCTGGCTCAAGGACATCGACGCCTCGCACGACGACGACGTCACCAAGGCCGCGCGGGTCTTCGAGCTGATCCATTCCTACCGGGTCCGCGGCCACGTCATGGCCGACACCGACCCGCTGGAGTACCGCCAGCGCAAGCACCCCGACCTGGACATCACCGAGCACGGCCTCACCCTGTGGGACCTGGAGCGCGACTTCGCGGTCGGCGGTTTCGCCGGCAAGTCGATGATGAAGCTCCGCGACATCCTCGGTGTGCTCCGTGAGTCGTACTGCCGCACCACCGGCATCGAGTTCATGCACATCCAGGACCCGAAGCAGCGCAAGTGGCTCCAGGACCGGGTCGAGCGTCCGCGCTCGCAGCCCGAGCGCGAGGAGCAGCTGCGCATCCTCCGCCGCCTCAACGCGGCCGAGGCCTTCGAGACCTTCCTGCAGACGAAGTACGTCGGCCAGAAGCGGTTCTCCCTGGAGGGCGGCGAGTCCGTCATCCCGCTGCTCGACGCCGTCATCGACTCCGCCGCCGAGGCCCGCCTGGACGAGGTCGTCATCGGCATGGCCCACCGCGGCCGCCTGAACGTCCTGGCGAACATCGTCGGCAAGTCGTACGCGCAGATCTTCCGCGAGTTCGAGGGCAACCTCGACCCGCGTTCGATGCACGGCTCCGGCGACGTGAAGTACCACCTGGGCGCCGAGGGCACCTTCACCGGTCTGGACGGTGAGCAGATCAAGGTCTCGCTCGCCGCGAACCCCTCGCACCTGGAGGCGGTCGACCCGGTCCTGGAGGGCATCGCCCGCGCCAAGCAGGACATCATCAACAAGGGCGGCACGGACTTCACGGTCCTGCCCGTCGCCCTGCACGGTGACGCGGCCTTCGCCGGCCAGGGTGTCGTCGCCGAGACGCTCAACATGTCGCAGCTGCGCGGCTACCGCACCGGTGGCACCGTGCACGTGGTGATCAACAACCAGGTCGGCTTCACCGCCGCCCCGGAGTCCTCGCGCTCCTCGATGTACGCCACCGACGTGGCGCGCATGATCGAGGCGCCGATCATCCACGTCAACGGTGACGACCCGGAGGCCGTGGTCCGCGTCGCGCGCCTCGCCTTCGAGTTCCGTCAGGCGTTCAACAAGGACGTCGTGATCGACCTCATCTGCTACCGCCGCCGCGGTCACAACGAGGGCGACAACCCGGAGTTCACCAACCCGCAGATGTACACCCTGATCGACAAGAAGCGCTCGGTGCGCAAGCTCTACACCGAGTCGCTCATCGGTCGCGGCGACATCACGCTGGAAGAGGCCGAGCAGGCGCTCCAGGACTTCCAGGGCCAGCTGGAGAAGGTCTTCGCGGAGGTCCGCGAAGCCACCTCGCAGTCGGCGGCCCCGCACGTGCGCGAACCGCAGGCGGCCTTCCCGGTCGCCGTGGACACCTCCGTCTCCTCCGAGGTCGTCAAGCGGATCGCCGAGTCCCAGGTCAACATCCCGGAGCACATCACGGTGCACCCGCGCCTGATGCCGCAGATGCAGCGCCGTGCCGCCTCGGTGGAGAACGGCACCATCGACTGGGGCATGGGCGAGACCCTCGCCATCGGTTCGCTGCTGATGGAGGGCACCCCGGTCCGGCTCGCCGGCCAGGACACCCGCCGCGGCACGTTCGGCCAGCGCCACGCGGTGCTGGTCGACCAGGTGACCGGCGAGGACTACACCCCGCTGCTCTACCTCACCGAGGACCAGGCCCGTTACAACGTCTACGACTCGCTGCTCAGCGAGTACGCGGCGATGGGCTTCGAGTACGGCTACTCGCTGGCCCGCCCGGAGTCGCTGGTCGTCTGGGAGGCGCAGTTCGGTGACTTCGTCAACGGCGCGCAGACCGTCGTGGACGAGTTCATCTCCTCGGCCGAGCAGAAGTGGGGCCAGACGTCCGGCGTCACCCTGCTGCTGCCGCACGGTTACGAGGGCCAGGGCCCGGACCACTCGTCCGCCCGCCCGGAGCGCTTCCTCCAGATGTGCGGCCAGGACAACATGACGGTCGCCATGCCGACCCTGCCGTCGAACTACTTCCACCTCCTGCGGTGGCAGGTGCACAACCCGCACCACAAGCCGCTGATCGTCTTCACCCCGAAGTCGATGCTCCGCCTCAAGGCGGCGTCGTCGAAGGTGGAGGAGTTCACCACCGGCGGCTTCCGCCCGGTGATCGGCGACGCGTCGGTGAGCCCCGAGAACGTCCGCAAGGTCGTCTTCTGCGCCGGCAAGCTGTACTACGACCTCGACGCCGAGCGCCAGAAGCGCGGCGACACGGAGACCGCGATCATCAGGCTGGAGCGCCTGTACCCGCTGCCGGGTGCGGAGCTCCAGGCCGAGATCGCCAAGTACCCGAACGCCGAGAAGTACCTCTGGGCGCAGGAGGAGCCGGCGAACCAGGGTGCGTGGCCGTTCATCGCGCTCAACCTGATCGACCACTTGGACCTGGCCGTGGGTGCCGACGTCCCGCACAACGAGCGTCTGCGCCGCATCTCGCGGCCGGCAGGCTCGTCGCCGGCCGTCGGTTCGGCCAAGCGCCACCAGGCGGAGCAGGCTCAGCTGGTCGCCGAGGTCTTCGAGGCCTGA
- a CDS encoding DUF6104 family protein: MYFTDRGIEELEKRRGEEEVTFEWLAEQLRTFVDLNPDFEVPVERLATWLARLDDDEEEDE; this comes from the coding sequence GTGTATTTCACGGACCGGGGCATCGAGGAACTGGAGAAGCGGCGCGGCGAGGAGGAGGTCACCTTCGAGTGGCTGGCCGAGCAGCTGCGTACCTTCGTCGACCTCAACCCCGATTTCGAGGTGCCGGTCGAGCGGCTGGCGACCTGGCTGGCGCGTCTGGACGACGACGAAGAAGAGGACGAGTGA
- a CDS encoding dihydrofolate reductase family protein: MSQLLRVQNFTVSSDGFGAGEGQSLEKPFGHADPGNLLAWAFATDHPPISRSEPGGRGLDDYFTRDYARNIGAEIMGRNKFGPQRGPWQDHEWQGWWGDEPPFHTPVFVMTHHERPSFTLTDTTFHFVDGDPAAVLARAKEAAQGQDVRLGGGATIIREFIEAGLVDTLHVAVAPTKLGSGARLWESPDELLDRFHRDVVPSPSGVTHHLFWRK, translated from the coding sequence ATGAGCCAGTTGCTGCGGGTCCAGAACTTCACCGTCTCGAGCGACGGGTTCGGCGCCGGCGAGGGCCAGAGCCTCGAGAAGCCGTTCGGCCATGCCGATCCGGGGAACTTGCTCGCCTGGGCCTTTGCCACCGACCACCCGCCCATCAGCCGCTCCGAACCCGGCGGGCGAGGTCTGGACGACTACTTCACGCGGGACTACGCCCGCAACATCGGCGCCGAGATCATGGGCCGCAACAAGTTCGGGCCGCAGCGCGGGCCCTGGCAGGACCATGAGTGGCAGGGCTGGTGGGGTGACGAACCCCCCTTCCACACACCGGTGTTCGTCATGACGCACCACGAGCGGCCGTCGTTCACGCTCACCGACACCACGTTCCACTTCGTCGACGGCGACCCGGCTGCGGTGCTCGCCCGGGCGAAGGAGGCGGCGCAGGGTCAGGACGTCCGGCTCGGCGGTGGGGCCACGATCATCCGGGAGTTCATCGAGGCCGGCCTCGTCGACACCCTGCACGTGGCGGTCGCGCCGACGAAGCTCGGCTCCGGGGCCCGGCTGTGGGAGTCCCCTGATGAGCTGCTCGACCGGTTCCACCGGGACGTCGTGCCCAGCCCGAGCGGCGTGACGCACCACCTGTTCTGGCGGAAGTGA
- a CDS encoding DUF4097 family beta strand repeat-containing protein gives MPVSTWTVAEPLKLAFAEQVTALRVRVVSGTVNVVGSEEPEARLEVSAIDGPPLIVTLEDGVLSVTYEDLPWKSFLKWLDRNGRSRSATVTLAVPASASVEVGVVGAGAFVSGIRGRTDVRGVTGDTTLVALSGEVRGETVSGGLEAQAVTGDLRFKSVSGDLTVVEGAGTSVRADSVSGDMVLDLDASGAPTDIRLATVSGAIAIRLPHPADAEVEANTASGAVSNAFEDLRVGGQWGAKKITGTLGAGTGKLKATTVSGSIALLRRPPSEDEPYVAEPTGKAL, from the coding sequence ATGCCTGTGTCGACGTGGACCGTCGCCGAGCCACTGAAACTCGCCTTCGCCGAGCAGGTGACCGCGCTCAGGGTGCGAGTCGTCAGCGGCACCGTCAACGTGGTCGGCTCCGAGGAGCCCGAGGCCCGGCTGGAGGTCTCCGCCATCGACGGCCCGCCGCTGATCGTCACCCTCGAAGACGGCGTCCTGTCGGTGACCTACGAGGACCTCCCCTGGAAGAGCTTCCTCAAGTGGCTCGACCGCAACGGCCGTTCCCGCAGCGCCACGGTCACCCTCGCGGTACCCGCCTCCGCGTCCGTCGAGGTCGGCGTCGTCGGCGCCGGGGCGTTCGTCTCGGGCATCCGGGGCCGTACCGACGTACGCGGTGTCACCGGCGACACCACCCTCGTCGCGCTCTCCGGGGAGGTGCGCGGCGAGACGGTCTCCGGCGGCCTGGAGGCGCAGGCCGTCACCGGCGACCTCCGCTTCAAGTCGGTCTCCGGCGATCTCACCGTCGTGGAGGGCGCGGGCACCTCGGTGCGCGCCGATTCCGTCAGCGGCGACATGGTGCTGGACCTCGACGCCTCGGGGGCGCCGACCGACATCCGGCTCGCCACGGTCTCCGGCGCCATCGCGATCCGGCTGCCCCACCCGGCGGACGCCGAGGTCGAGGCGAACACCGCGAGCGGCGCCGTCTCCAACGCCTTCGAGGACCTGCGGGTGGGCGGCCAGTGGGGCGCCAAGAAGATCACCGGCACGCTGGGCGCCGGTACGGGCAAGCTCAAGGCGACGACCGTGTCCGGCTCGATCGCTCTGCTGCGCCGCCCGCCGTCCGAGGACGAACCGTACGTTGCCGAGCCGACCGGAAAGGCGCTCTGA